The following coding sequences are from one Nicotiana tomentosiformis chromosome 3, ASM39032v3, whole genome shotgun sequence window:
- the LOC104119164 gene encoding hydroxyproline O-galactosyltransferase HPGT1, translating into MQSRGSNARFSGMGARSPISSLMLAMFATMASFYVAGRLWQDAQNRVYLTKELDRITGQGHSAISVDDTLKIIECREQRKKLSALEMELAAARQEGFVSKQSSNMKRTNEKGPVIVIGIFTRFGRKNERDAIRKAWMSTGAALKKMEEEKGIVARFVIGRSANRGDSLDRSIDSENSQTNDFFILENHVEAPEELPMKTKLFFAHAADSWTADFYAKVNDNVFVNLDSLGNTLASYLSAPRVYIGCMKSGEVFSEKGQKWYEPDWWKFGDGKTYFRHASTELFVISQALARYISINRSLLRTYAHDDVSVGSWFIGADVKHVDDRKFCCSSWSSGAICSGV; encoded by the exons ATGCAGAGCCGGGGATCCAATGCCCGGTTCTCAGGAATGGGGGCGCGATCCCCAATTTCATCCCTCATGCTTGCCATGTTCGCTACCATGGCTTCCTTCTATGTCGCCGGCCG GTTATGGCAAGACGCACAAAACAGGGTTTACTTAACAAAAGAGCTCGATAGAATAACCGGTCAG GGACACTCTGCAATATCTGTGGATGACACATTAAAGATCATAGAATGCAG GGAGCAAAGGAAGAAACTATCTGCCCTAGAGATGGAACTGGCAGCTGCTAGACAGGAAGGATTTGTCTCCAAACAATCATCAAATATGAAGAGAACTAATGAAAAGGGTCCAGTAATAGTAATAGgaattttcacaagatttgggcGCAAGAACGAGAGAGACGCTATAAGGAAGGCATGGATGTCAACTG GTGCAGCTCTGAAAAAAATGGAGGAAGAGAAGGGCATTGTTGCACGTTTTGTCATTGGCAGAAG TGCTAATCGTGGAGACAGCTTGGACAGGAGCATTGACAGTGAAAACAGTCAAACTAATGATTTTTTTATTCTT GAAAATCATGTCGAGGCTCCCGAGGAACTCCCAATGAAAACAAAGCTATTTTTTGCACATGCAGCAGACAGTTGGACTGCTGACTTCTATGCCAAAGTCAATGACAATGTCTTTGTAAACCTTG ATTCCTTGGGAAATACACTTGCGTCATATTTGAGTGCCCCTCGTGTATATATTGGGTGCATGAAATCAGGCGAAGTTTTCTCTGAGAA GGGCCAGAAATGGTATGAACCAGATTGGTGGAAATTTGGAGATGGGAAAAC GTACTTCCGTCATGCTTCCACAGAGCTGTTTGTAATATCCCAAGCGTTGGCTAGATACATTTCAATAAATAG ATCCCTACTCCGTACTTATGCACATGATGATGTCAGTGTTGGGTCCTGGTTTATCGGTGCCGATGTCAAACATGTAGATGACAGGAAGTTCTGCTGCTCGTCTTGGTCATCAG GAGCCATTTGTTCAGGAGTGTGA